Proteins encoded by one window of Blautia argi:
- a CDS encoding ABC transporter permease, which yields MKSKYYLKFTGKYLVRMVTLLLAVSVVSFVLVSLSPVDPVQQYVGSVPNVSVEQRAKIAEYWGLNDPPVERFVAWGKSILHGDFGVSLLYRRPVLDIIKEKFAASLALMLTAWFFSGVIGFAVGCIMGIWNGKWQDKILKKLCLILCSIPTFWIGIVFLMIFSVQLGWFPMGMSVPKGVPADQVTLLQRIHHLILPALTLSFLSFANVALHTREKLVDVLESDYVLFARARGESKWSVLKRHGFRNIMLPAVTMQFGSFSELFGGSVLAENVFSYPGLGAAASAAGMASDVPLLLGITLFSALFVFIGNMLANMIYGIVDPQIREGYRNE from the coding sequence ATGAAAAGTAAATATTATCTGAAATTCACAGGGAAATACCTTGTGCGTATGGTAACACTGCTGCTTGCAGTCAGTGTGGTCAGCTTTGTACTGGTGAGTCTTTCACCCGTAGACCCGGTGCAGCAGTATGTGGGTTCTGTTCCCAATGTCAGCGTGGAACAGAGAGCCAAGATTGCAGAATACTGGGGATTAAACGATCCGCCCGTAGAGCGGTTTGTGGCATGGGGAAAATCTATTCTTCATGGAGATTTCGGCGTATCCCTGTTATATCGCCGTCCGGTTCTGGATATTATCAAAGAAAAATTTGCAGCTTCTTTAGCGCTTATGCTTACTGCCTGGTTTTTTTCCGGGGTTATAGGCTTTGCCGTGGGCTGTATCATGGGTATCTGGAACGGCAAATGGCAGGATAAAATCTTAAAAAAGCTGTGTCTGATTCTGTGTTCCATTCCTACTTTTTGGATAGGAATTGTATTCCTGATGATTTTTTCCGTACAGCTGGGGTGGTTTCCCATGGGTATGAGCGTACCAAAAGGAGTGCCCGCAGACCAGGTAACTCTTTTGCAGAGAATTCATCATCTGATTTTACCTGCACTGACTTTAAGTTTTCTCTCCTTTGCCAACGTGGCGCTACATACCAGGGAAAAGCTGGTAGACGTACTGGAAAGCGATTATGTGCTGTTTGCAAGGGCAAGAGGAGAGTCCAAATGGAGTGTGCTGAAGCGTCACGGCTTTCGGAACATTATGCTACCTGCAGTGACCATGCAGTTTGGTTCTTTCAGCGAGCTGTTCGGAGGTTCTGTTCTGGCGGAAAATGTATTTTCTTATCCGGGACTGGGTGCGGCGGCTTCTGCGGCAGGTATGGCGTCCGATGTACCGCTTCTTCTGGGGATTACCCTGTTTAGCGCATTGTTTGTATTTATAGGAAATATGTTGGCAAATATGATATATGGAATTGTAGACCCGCAGATAAGGGAGGGATATCGAAATGAATAA
- a CDS encoding ABC transporter permease yields MGTAKIKLNRRTKTIGIAALIFAVLFSIYLAGALLSDELIQADFSQKGLPPSLLHPFGTDMLGRDMLVRTMKGLSVSIVVGVVASTVSAVIALIVGVVAATGSSWLDHFINWLIDLVMGIPHTVLLILISFACGKGLKGVLIGVAVTHWTGLARIIRSEVLQIRSQQYIEVSRKLGKSSWWITVHHILPHMIPQFLIGLILMFPHAIMHESSLTFLGFGLPPEQPAIGIILSESMKYLSAGMWWLAFFPGLMLVIIVLLFDRLGENVKKIVDPYSAHE; encoded by the coding sequence ATGGGAACCGCAAAGATAAAGCTGAACAGAAGGACAAAAACCATAGGGATTGCAGCGCTGATTTTTGCTGTATTGTTTTCCATTTATCTGGCAGGAGCGCTTCTTAGCGACGAATTGATTCAGGCAGATTTTTCACAGAAAGGCCTGCCGCCTTCTCTCTTGCACCCTTTTGGCACAGACATGCTGGGGCGGGATATGCTGGTGCGTACCATGAAAGGGCTTTCTGTCAGCATTGTCGTGGGCGTGGTAGCGTCTACAGTCAGTGCGGTCATTGCCTTAATTGTAGGCGTGGTGGCAGCAACGGGAAGTTCCTGGCTGGATCATTTTATCAACTGGCTCATTGACCTGGTTATGGGAATTCCCCATACCGTACTTTTGATTCTGATTTCCTTTGCCTGTGGAAAAGGGCTAAAGGGAGTGCTGATTGGAGTGGCAGTGACCCACTGGACCGGGCTTGCCCGTATTATCCGCAGTGAAGTGCTGCAGATTCGTTCCCAGCAGTATATAGAAGTATCCAGAAAGCTGGGAAAATCCAGTTGGTGGATTACGGTCCATCACATTCTTCCTCATATGATTCCCCAGTTTTTAATCGGACTGATTTTAATGTTTCCTCATGCCATTATGCATGAATCCAGTCTGACTTTTCTGGGCTTCGGTTTGCCGCCGGAACAGCCGGCTATTGGAATTATCCTGTCAGAATCCATGAAATATCTGTCAGCCGGTATGTGGTGGCTTGCCTTTTTCCCGGGACTTATGCTGGTTATTATTGTGCTGTTGTTTGACCGCCTGGGAGAAAATGTAAAGAAAATCGTGGACCCGTACAGCGCCCATGAGTAG
- a CDS encoding ABC transporter substrate-binding protein, translating into MRKRMKALAALLCVTAMVTGCGSPAADSGTSSAKTEIQKEEGAKETEKDGEKKSEVTIGFSSEGDSFDPCTGFGYVGSPIYSNLVKVNGDDQLENDLATDYTVSDDALTWIFTIRDDVKFTNGDSLKASDVAFTFNTAKEKATYMDLTMMESCIAKDDTTVEFKLTKPCVTFIYTVAQMGIVPEKAYSDKFGLEADQIIGSGPYKMVQWDKGQQFILEANEDYYGKKPEIERAVFLIQEEDARFVAAKAGEVDIALTSATLATTEIEGMHVEEVESVDNRGITLPIVPDEGKKTEDGYKIGNNVTCDVNVRKALCYGVDRQQIIDEALNGLAKPAYSECDGMPWWNEEDVIETDVDYANELLEQSGWKDTDGDGIREKDGTKLAFNLMYFAGDSMRQAVAMSVANQAKENMGFDITVEGVSEDDTIKRMFSEPMIMGWGSDSPMTSYMLFHSSNAGKRDWYNPEFYTSDKTDEYLDKAMNSLSIEDSYEWWKKVQWDGETGTSMKGEAPWAFFVNMTHLYYVKDGLNIGNQRIHAHGQAWPLIANLAEWTWE; encoded by the coding sequence AAAGACGGAGAGAAAAAATCAGAGGTTACCATTGGTTTTTCCAGTGAGGGAGATTCTTTTGACCCATGTACAGGGTTTGGATATGTTGGTTCCCCTATATATTCTAATTTAGTAAAAGTAAATGGTGATGACCAGCTGGAAAATGACCTGGCAACCGATTATACAGTCAGCGATGACGCCCTTACCTGGATCTTTACCATTCGGGACGATGTAAAATTTACAAACGGAGATTCGCTGAAAGCCTCCGATGTGGCATTTACCTTTAACACAGCAAAAGAAAAGGCAACCTACATGGATTTAACCATGATGGAAAGCTGTATTGCCAAAGATGATACGACCGTAGAATTTAAGCTGACAAAGCCATGCGTCACTTTTATCTATACGGTTGCACAGATGGGAATCGTACCGGAGAAGGCGTACAGTGACAAATTTGGACTGGAGGCAGACCAGATCATCGGTTCCGGTCCGTACAAAATGGTACAGTGGGACAAGGGACAGCAGTTTATTTTAGAGGCAAACGAAGATTATTACGGCAAAAAGCCGGAAATTGAAAGAGCAGTTTTCCTGATTCAGGAGGAAGATGCCAGATTTGTAGCTGCAAAGGCAGGAGAAGTGGATATCGCCCTGACCTCTGCAACGCTTGCAACCACAGAAATCGAAGGCATGCATGTAGAAGAGGTAGAATCTGTAGATAACAGAGGCATTACCCTTCCTATAGTTCCGGACGAAGGCAAGAAAACAGAGGACGGATACAAAATCGGAAACAATGTTACCTGTGATGTAAACGTGCGAAAAGCTCTTTGCTACGGTGTAGACAGACAGCAGATTATTGACGAGGCATTAAACGGACTGGCAAAACCGGCATATTCCGAGTGCGACGGCATGCCGTGGTGGAATGAAGAGGACGTTATTGAAACAGATGTGGATTACGCAAACGAACTTTTAGAGCAGTCTGGCTGGAAAGATACAGACGGGGACGGTATCCGGGAAAAAGACGGCACAAAGCTGGCATTTAATTTAATGTATTTTGCGGGAGATTCCATGCGTCAGGCAGTTGCCATGTCTGTGGCAAATCAGGCAAAGGAAAACATGGGATTTGACATTACCGTGGAAGGTGTAAGCGAGGACGATACCATTAAGAGAATGTTCTCCGAGCCTATGATTATGGGCTGGGGTTCTGATAGTCCTATGACCTCCTACATGCTGTTCCACAGCAGCAATGCAGGAAAGAGAGACTGGTATAACCCGGAATTCTATACCAGCGATAAAACCGATGAATATCTGGATAAGGCAATGAATTCTTTATCCATTGAAGATTCCTATGAATGGTGGAAAAAGGTGCAGTGGGACGGTGAAACCGGTACGTCCATGAAGGGAGAAGCGCCTTGGGCATTCTTTGTAAATATGACACACCTCTATTATGTAAAAGACGGATTAAATATTGGAAACCAGAGAATTCACGCACACGGACAGGCATGGCCGCTGATTGCAAATCTGGCAGAATGGACCTGGGAATAA